A window of Natrinema versiforme contains these coding sequences:
- a CDS encoding aldehyde ferredoxin oxidoreductase family protein → MTELGGFQDRVARIDLSDGEVAYESIGDEDAKQYIGARGLGVKYVFEQGPDVDPLGPDNLLAFMNGPLSGTQVTMSGRIAICTKSPLTGTVTDSHHGGWSGARLKWSGFDGLLFEGEADEPVYAVVEDGEVELRDASHLWGEGFHDTRDAIEEEVEGSYGKNLSIMGIGPGGENEVKFASIMNEDDRASGRGGTGCVMGSKNLKAVVVKSTTKMPKPADPETFKEGHQQAMQAIQESEVTAPNEGGLSMYGTNVLMNIGEEMDGLPTKNGRYTSTESMRDAEGVDVDAERVSGENVRENILVDEPTCHSCPVACKKEVEVTKMHKGEEMNVRTESYEYESAYALGPNSGHTDRDAVALMIDRCNDMGVDTIDAGNMMAMAMEMTEEGKLEGVGELEWGDAETMVDMIERMAYREDDLADLLAEGPRRVADRKEAHENSLAVKGQTIAAYDPRCLKGMGIGYATSNRGACHLRGYTPAAEILGIPEKVDPYEHEGKGELTAQFQDLHAISDSFDICKFNAFAEGIEEYVLQYNGMTGRDVTEDELLEAGERIYNLERYYNNLNGFDGSDDSLPERFLEDGIRGQGASEGEYCELEEMKAEYYDHRGWVDGVVPDEKLDELGIDLGPGTGVSSSGGAAVSSDD, encoded by the coding sequence ATGACTGAACTCGGCGGATTTCAAGACAGGGTCGCCCGCATCGATCTCTCGGACGGGGAGGTCGCGTACGAGTCGATCGGCGACGAGGACGCGAAGCAGTATATCGGTGCGCGGGGACTCGGGGTAAAGTACGTCTTCGAACAGGGACCGGACGTCGATCCGCTCGGACCCGATAACCTGCTTGCGTTCATGAACGGGCCGCTGTCAGGCACGCAGGTAACGATGAGCGGCCGGATCGCCATCTGTACGAAGTCGCCGCTGACCGGCACCGTCACGGACAGTCACCACGGCGGCTGGTCGGGCGCTCGGCTCAAGTGGTCCGGCTTCGACGGGCTGCTGTTCGAGGGGGAGGCCGACGAGCCGGTCTACGCCGTCGTCGAGGACGGCGAGGTCGAACTGCGGGACGCCTCCCACCTCTGGGGAGAGGGATTCCACGACACGCGCGACGCGATCGAAGAGGAGGTCGAGGGCTCCTACGGCAAGAACCTCAGCATCATGGGGATCGGCCCCGGTGGCGAGAACGAGGTCAAGTTCGCCTCCATCATGAACGAGGACGACCGGGCCTCCGGCCGCGGCGGCACGGGCTGTGTGATGGGCTCGAAGAACCTCAAGGCGGTCGTCGTCAAGTCGACGACGAAGATGCCCAAGCCGGCGGATCCGGAGACCTTCAAGGAGGGCCACCAGCAGGCGATGCAGGCGATTCAGGAGTCGGAGGTCACCGCGCCCAACGAGGGCGGCCTCTCGATGTACGGCACCAACGTCCTGATGAACATCGGCGAGGAGATGGACGGCCTCCCGACCAAGAACGGCCGATACACCTCGACCGAAAGCATGCGCGACGCGGAGGGCGTCGACGTCGACGCCGAGCGCGTCTCCGGCGAGAACGTCCGCGAGAACATCCTCGTCGACGAGCCGACCTGTCACTCCTGTCCGGTCGCCTGCAAGAAGGAAGTCGAAGTGACGAAGATGCACAAGGGCGAGGAGATGAACGTCCGGACCGAGTCCTACGAGTACGAATCAGCGTACGCGCTCGGCCCGAACTCCGGCCACACCGACCGCGACGCCGTCGCCCTCATGATCGACCGCTGTAACGACATGGGCGTCGACACCATCGACGCGGGCAACATGATGGCGATGGCCATGGAGATGACCGAGGAGGGCAAACTCGAGGGCGTCGGCGAGTTGGAGTGGGGCGACGCCGAGACGATGGTCGACATGATCGAGCGGATGGCCTACCGCGAGGACGACCTCGCGGATCTGCTGGCCGAGGGGCCGCGCCGAGTCGCCGACCGCAAGGAGGCCCACGAGAACTCGCTCGCGGTCAAGGGCCAGACGATCGCGGCCTACGACCCGCGCTGTCTGAAGGGGATGGGCATCGGGTACGCCACCTCGAACCGCGGGGCCTGCCACCTGCGGGGATACACCCCCGCGGCCGAAATTCTGGGCATCCCCGAGAAGGTCGATCCCTACGAGCACGAAGGGAAAGGCGAACTCACCGCCCAGTTCCAGGACCTCCACGCGATCTCGGACTCCTTCGACATCTGCAAGTTCAACGCCTTCGCCGAAGGCATCGAGGAGTACGTCCTGCAGTACAACGGCATGACCGGCCGCGACGTCACCGAAGACGAACTCCTCGAGGCCGGCGAGCGGATCTACAACTTGGAGCGCTACTACAACAACCTCAACGGCTTCGACGGCAGCGACGACTCGCTGCCCGAGCGCTTCCTCGAGGACGGCATCCGCGGACAGGGCGCAAGCGAGGGCGAGTACTGCGAACTCGAGGAGATGAAAGCAGAATACTACGACCACCGCGGCTGGGTCGACGGTGTCGTCCCCGACGAGAAACTCGACGAACTCGGGATCGACCTCGGCCCCGGCACCGGCGTCAGCAGCAGCGGCGGCGCGGCGGTCTCGAGCGACGACTAG
- a CDS encoding DUF1328 family protein: protein MLPFAAPLQTGGGFLYWAIIFFVLAIVAAAVGARGVAGISMEIARIFVLIFIILAVVALLL, encoded by the coding sequence ATGCTCCCGTTCGCAGCTCCGCTTCAGACCGGCGGTGGGTTCCTGTACTGGGCGATCATCTTCTTCGTCCTCGCGATCGTCGCCGCCGCCGTCGGCGCTCGCGGCGTCGCCGGCATCTCGATGGAGATCGCGCGGATCTTCGTGCTGATCTTCATCATTCTCGCGGTGGTCGCACTGCTGTTATAA
- a CDS encoding bacterio-opsin activator domain-containing protein codes for MDDADTEHGDDAVDDPAAAVRALEYVVDPVVAVVEGTITYANEAARDAFDLGDADRDAATALGARWDRLAGAIDETTVGTARRVDFDGDRGSVRLHRGANGATITFDRDGSEIHADGATGSPSGSSDRLVKDRALEEAPVGITISDPDREDNPLVYINEAYEEITGYAYDDVVGRNCRFLQGPDSNEDIIAEMAAAIDENRPTTVELKNYREDGTEFWNEVTIAPVRDEDGRVTNYVGFQNDVTSRKEAELALERRTEELEYILDRVEGLIQDVTAAVAGSTDRSDLEREVCERIAAEDADDGAWIGDRNPATGTIEIRSQAGDGPERERLEAGTDHPAAEAVATNEPAVDTVGGTTRAALPLSYNGIEYGVVTVRTDRDRAADDRETVILSALARAVASGINARETSRVLATDAVVAVELELTDRDLAPVALSATADCRLEYRRSVHRSDDETASLFTVSGASADDVAAAAADLPDVDCRVIIERDEGCLIELTSADDLVGWLSGRGARTRTIESEAGRARVTLEIPRSANVRSVVEAVEDRYDGTDIVSFQQREREGETRQEFAARLEKSLTDRQFGALQRAYLGGYFEWPRPTTGEELAQSMGVSRPTFHEHLRTAEAKLCRAFFGDA; via the coding sequence CGACCGCGCTCGGTGCGCGCTGGGATCGGCTCGCGGGGGCCATCGACGAAACGACCGTCGGCACCGCCCGACGCGTCGACTTCGACGGTGATCGGGGGAGCGTTCGTCTCCATCGCGGCGCGAACGGCGCGACGATCACGTTCGACCGCGACGGCTCCGAGATCCATGCCGACGGCGCGACCGGCTCGCCGTCGGGCTCGAGCGACCGGCTGGTAAAAGACCGCGCGCTCGAGGAAGCGCCCGTCGGGATCACTATCTCCGATCCCGACCGCGAGGACAATCCGCTCGTGTACATCAACGAGGCCTACGAGGAGATCACCGGCTACGCGTACGACGACGTCGTCGGTCGGAACTGTCGGTTCCTCCAGGGACCCGACTCGAACGAGGACATCATCGCGGAGATGGCGGCGGCGATCGACGAGAACAGGCCCACCACCGTCGAACTCAAGAACTACCGCGAGGACGGCACCGAGTTCTGGAACGAGGTGACGATCGCTCCCGTCCGGGACGAGGACGGCCGCGTGACCAACTACGTCGGCTTTCAGAACGACGTGACCTCGCGCAAGGAGGCCGAACTCGCGCTCGAGCGCCGAACCGAGGAACTCGAGTACATCCTCGATCGCGTCGAGGGACTGATTCAGGACGTCACCGCCGCCGTCGCCGGATCGACCGACCGCTCGGACCTCGAGCGCGAGGTCTGCGAGCGGATCGCCGCCGAAGACGCCGACGACGGGGCGTGGATCGGCGACCGAAACCCCGCGACCGGGACGATCGAAATCCGCTCGCAGGCCGGGGACGGTCCGGAGCGCGAGCGACTCGAGGCCGGAACCGACCATCCCGCTGCCGAGGCGGTCGCGACGAACGAGCCCGCCGTCGACACCGTCGGCGGAACGACCCGCGCCGCGTTGCCGCTCTCGTACAACGGCATCGAGTACGGCGTCGTGACGGTTCGGACGGATCGGGATCGCGCCGCCGACGACCGCGAAACGGTGATCCTCTCCGCGCTCGCCCGCGCGGTCGCGAGCGGCATCAACGCCCGCGAGACGAGCCGCGTGCTCGCGACCGACGCCGTCGTCGCCGTCGAACTCGAGTTGACCGACCGCGACCTCGCACCCGTAGCGCTCTCCGCCACGGCGGACTGCCGGCTCGAGTACCGCCGCTCGGTCCACCGATCCGACGACGAGACGGCATCGCTGTTTACGGTCAGCGGCGCGAGCGCGGACGATGTCGCCGCCGCTGCCGCCGACCTTCCCGACGTGGACTGCCGGGTCATCATCGAACGCGACGAGGGCTGTCTCATCGAACTGACGAGCGCGGACGACCTCGTCGGCTGGCTCTCCGGGCGCGGCGCCCGCACGCGGACGATCGAGAGCGAAGCCGGACGCGCCCGCGTCACCCTCGAGATCCCCCGCTCGGCGAACGTCCGCTCGGTCGTCGAGGCCGTCGAGGACCGCTACGACGGAACCGACATCGTCTCCTTCCAACAGCGCGAACGCGAGGGCGAAACCCGACAGGAGTTCGCCGCCCGACTCGAGAAGTCGCTGACCGATCGGCAGTTCGGCGCGCTCCAGCGGGCCTACCTCGGCGGCTACTTCGAGTGGCCCCGACCGACGACCGGCGAGGAACTCGCCCAGTCGATGGGCGTCTCGCGGCCGACCTTCCACGAGCACCTGCGGACGGCCGAGGCGAAACTGTGTCGGGCCTTCTTCGGGGACGCGTAG